From the Oryza glaberrima chromosome 5, OglaRS2, whole genome shotgun sequence genome, one window contains:
- the LOC127774732 gene encoding KH domain-containing protein At1g09660/At1g09670-like isoform X2, with product MDERIPPPAFFQFLPSGAHSSPHHQSPLRSPASERERYLAELLAERQKLAPFMQVLPFCNRLLNQEILRASSLPPNPNFVEPERVNHGSPLRLTGHPMNGQPMDLEGWSGMQTEMGVLQSPSMGWNVAPGVAGSPVVKKVVRIDVPVDKYPNYNFVGRLLGPRGNSLKRVEATTQCRVYIRGRGSVKDSVKEDKLRDKPGYEHLNDPLHVLVEAEFPSDIVDVRLNQAVAILEDLLKPVDESMDYYKKQQLRELAILNGTLREESPSPHLSPSPSVSPFNSTGMKRAKTGR from the exons ATGGATGAGAGGATCCCACCACCGGCTTTCTTCCAGTTCTTGCCATCCGGTGCTCATTCTTCTCCCCATCATCAGAGCCCCTTGAGGTCTCCTGCCTCTGAGAGGGAGAG ATATCTTGCTGAGTTACTTGCTGAGAGGCAGAAGTTAGCCCCGTTCATGCAAGTTCTTCCGTTTTGTAACAGGCTTTTAAACCAAG AGATTTTGAGGGCATCTTCTTTGCCACCTAACCCAAATTTTGTTGAACCTGAGAGAGTCAATCATGGTAGCCCATTAAGGTTAACTGGCCACCCTATGAATGGTCAACCAATGGATCTGGAGGGATGGTCAGGAATGCAAACAGAG ATGGGGGTACTCCAATCGCCCTCCATGGGCTGGAATGTTGCTCCAGGAGTTGCTGGAAGCCCTGTTGTTAAGAAAGTTGTCAGGATTGATGTTCCTGTCGACAAGTATCCCAAT TACAACTTTGTTGGTCGATTGTTGGGACCACGAGGAAACTCCCTGAAAAGAGTTGAAGCTACCACCCAATGTAGAGTCTATATTCGTGGACGGGGTTCAGTGAAAGATTCTGTTAAG GAAGACAAGCTTAGGGATAAGCCTGGCTATGAGCACTTAAATGATCCACTGCATGTACTTGTGGAAGCTGAGTTTCCGTCTGATATCGTTGATGTGCGACTAAACCAAGCCGTGGCAATCCTGGAGGATCTTCTCAAACCAGTT GATGAATCCATGGACTACTACAAGAAGCAACAGCTGCGAGAACTGGCAATTTTGAATGGCACTCTAAGGGAGGAGAGCCCAAGCCCCCACCTTAGTCCCAGTCCCAGTGTATCCCCCTTCAACTCAACTGGGATGAAACGCGCTAAGACAGGACGGTGA
- the LOC127774732 gene encoding KH domain-containing protein At1g09660/At1g09670-like isoform X3 produces MDERIPPPAFFQFLPSGAHSSPHHQSPLRSPASERERYLAELLAERQKLAPFMQVLPFCNRLLNQEILRASSLPPNPNFVEPERVNHGSPLRLTGHPMNGQPMDLEGWSGMQTEQMGVLQSPSMGWNVAPGVAGSPVVKKVVRIDVPVDKYPNEDKLRDKPGYEHLNDPLHVLVEAEFPSDIVDVRLNQAVAILEDLLKPVDESMDYYKKQQLRELAILNGTLREESPSPHLSPSPSVSPFNSTGMKRAKTGR; encoded by the exons ATGGATGAGAGGATCCCACCACCGGCTTTCTTCCAGTTCTTGCCATCCGGTGCTCATTCTTCTCCCCATCATCAGAGCCCCTTGAGGTCTCCTGCCTCTGAGAGGGAGAG ATATCTTGCTGAGTTACTTGCTGAGAGGCAGAAGTTAGCCCCGTTCATGCAAGTTCTTCCGTTTTGTAACAGGCTTTTAAACCAAG AGATTTTGAGGGCATCTTCTTTGCCACCTAACCCAAATTTTGTTGAACCTGAGAGAGTCAATCATGGTAGCCCATTAAGGTTAACTGGCCACCCTATGAATGGTCAACCAATGGATCTGGAGGGATGGTCAGGAATGCAAACAGAG CAGATGGGGGTACTCCAATCGCCCTCCATGGGCTGGAATGTTGCTCCAGGAGTTGCTGGAAGCCCTGTTGTTAAGAAAGTTGTCAGGATTGATGTTCCTGTCGACAAGTATCCCAAT GAAGACAAGCTTAGGGATAAGCCTGGCTATGAGCACTTAAATGATCCACTGCATGTACTTGTGGAAGCTGAGTTTCCGTCTGATATCGTTGATGTGCGACTAAACCAAGCCGTGGCAATCCTGGAGGATCTTCTCAAACCAGTT GATGAATCCATGGACTACTACAAGAAGCAACAGCTGCGAGAACTGGCAATTTTGAATGGCACTCTAAGGGAGGAGAGCCCAAGCCCCCACCTTAGTCCCAGTCCCAGTGTATCCCCCTTCAACTCAACTGGGATGAAACGCGCTAAGACAGGACGGTGA
- the LOC127774732 gene encoding KH domain-containing protein At1g09660/At1g09670-like isoform X4 codes for MDERIPPPAFFQFLPSGAHSSPHHQSPLRSPASERERYLAELLAERQKLAPFMQVLPFCNRLLNQEILRASSLPPNPNFVEPERVNHGSPLRLTGHPMNGQPMDLEGWSGMQTEMGVLQSPSMGWNVAPGVAGSPVVKKVVRIDVPVDKYPNEDKLRDKPGYEHLNDPLHVLVEAEFPSDIVDVRLNQAVAILEDLLKPVDESMDYYKKQQLRELAILNGTLREESPSPHLSPSPSVSPFNSTGMKRAKTGR; via the exons ATGGATGAGAGGATCCCACCACCGGCTTTCTTCCAGTTCTTGCCATCCGGTGCTCATTCTTCTCCCCATCATCAGAGCCCCTTGAGGTCTCCTGCCTCTGAGAGGGAGAG ATATCTTGCTGAGTTACTTGCTGAGAGGCAGAAGTTAGCCCCGTTCATGCAAGTTCTTCCGTTTTGTAACAGGCTTTTAAACCAAG AGATTTTGAGGGCATCTTCTTTGCCACCTAACCCAAATTTTGTTGAACCTGAGAGAGTCAATCATGGTAGCCCATTAAGGTTAACTGGCCACCCTATGAATGGTCAACCAATGGATCTGGAGGGATGGTCAGGAATGCAAACAGAG ATGGGGGTACTCCAATCGCCCTCCATGGGCTGGAATGTTGCTCCAGGAGTTGCTGGAAGCCCTGTTGTTAAGAAAGTTGTCAGGATTGATGTTCCTGTCGACAAGTATCCCAAT GAAGACAAGCTTAGGGATAAGCCTGGCTATGAGCACTTAAATGATCCACTGCATGTACTTGTGGAAGCTGAGTTTCCGTCTGATATCGTTGATGTGCGACTAAACCAAGCCGTGGCAATCCTGGAGGATCTTCTCAAACCAGTT GATGAATCCATGGACTACTACAAGAAGCAACAGCTGCGAGAACTGGCAATTTTGAATGGCACTCTAAGGGAGGAGAGCCCAAGCCCCCACCTTAGTCCCAGTCCCAGTGTATCCCCCTTCAACTCAACTGGGATGAAACGCGCTAAGACAGGACGGTGA
- the LOC127774732 gene encoding KH domain-containing protein At1g09660/At1g09670-like isoform X1: MDERIPPPAFFQFLPSGAHSSPHHQSPLRSPASERERYLAELLAERQKLAPFMQVLPFCNRLLNQEILRASSLPPNPNFVEPERVNHGSPLRLTGHPMNGQPMDLEGWSGMQTEQMGVLQSPSMGWNVAPGVAGSPVVKKVVRIDVPVDKYPNYNFVGRLLGPRGNSLKRVEATTQCRVYIRGRGSVKDSVKEDKLRDKPGYEHLNDPLHVLVEAEFPSDIVDVRLNQAVAILEDLLKPVDESMDYYKKQQLRELAILNGTLREESPSPHLSPSPSVSPFNSTGMKRAKTGR; this comes from the exons ATGGATGAGAGGATCCCACCACCGGCTTTCTTCCAGTTCTTGCCATCCGGTGCTCATTCTTCTCCCCATCATCAGAGCCCCTTGAGGTCTCCTGCCTCTGAGAGGGAGAG ATATCTTGCTGAGTTACTTGCTGAGAGGCAGAAGTTAGCCCCGTTCATGCAAGTTCTTCCGTTTTGTAACAGGCTTTTAAACCAAG AGATTTTGAGGGCATCTTCTTTGCCACCTAACCCAAATTTTGTTGAACCTGAGAGAGTCAATCATGGTAGCCCATTAAGGTTAACTGGCCACCCTATGAATGGTCAACCAATGGATCTGGAGGGATGGTCAGGAATGCAAACAGAG CAGATGGGGGTACTCCAATCGCCCTCCATGGGCTGGAATGTTGCTCCAGGAGTTGCTGGAAGCCCTGTTGTTAAGAAAGTTGTCAGGATTGATGTTCCTGTCGACAAGTATCCCAAT TACAACTTTGTTGGTCGATTGTTGGGACCACGAGGAAACTCCCTGAAAAGAGTTGAAGCTACCACCCAATGTAGAGTCTATATTCGTGGACGGGGTTCAGTGAAAGATTCTGTTAAG GAAGACAAGCTTAGGGATAAGCCTGGCTATGAGCACTTAAATGATCCACTGCATGTACTTGTGGAAGCTGAGTTTCCGTCTGATATCGTTGATGTGCGACTAAACCAAGCCGTGGCAATCCTGGAGGATCTTCTCAAACCAGTT GATGAATCCATGGACTACTACAAGAAGCAACAGCTGCGAGAACTGGCAATTTTGAATGGCACTCTAAGGGAGGAGAGCCCAAGCCCCCACCTTAGTCCCAGTCCCAGTGTATCCCCCTTCAACTCAACTGGGATGAAACGCGCTAAGACAGGACGGTGA